In Selenomonas sp. TAMA-11512, a genomic segment contains:
- the nadE gene encoding NAD(+) synthase — protein sequence MQIAIAQMNVIPGRPGDNTETMLQFIQRAKDKGADLIIFPEMAVPGYLLGDTWEERSFLRDIEAANEAVIRAADGIAVLFGSLAVDWAKKNNDGRPRKYNAFFAAQNKRLVSPGGMPYPFQIKTLLPNYREFDDTRHFYSLQKLAGELGTQVSSLLSPISLKLGDRRYTIGCLLCEDGWSENYSLEPMEILKAKGNVDFYVNISASPYTLGKNEKRHRLFGREARDADAPLIYVNNVGLQNNGKTVFTFDGASTVYNAKGQRILEIDAYEENIAFLRLEAIADAAPIRDKEESDIAHIYKSIAYGVKTFLSRINMKKVVIGVSGGIDSAVAAALYANVLGRENVLLVNMPGVFNSETTKGLAAGLAANIGCRYAVLPIQESVEHTKKQLETTPITFFADGSDSHLQVSSFTMENIQARDRSSRILAGVAAAFGGGFTCNANKAETTVGYSTLYGDQSGFLAALADLWKFQIYDLARYLNEHVYRREVIPQATIDIVPSAELSDAQNVDEGKGDPLCYPYHDFLFRSFVERWEKAAPQDILEWYVNGTLEEQLGCRPGIVKELFKTPADFIADLERWWNLFTGMAIAKRIQSPPILAVSRRAYGFDHRESQNGTYYTVGYRSLKKQLLKSET from the coding sequence ATGCAAATCGCCATTGCTCAAATGAATGTCATTCCGGGACGCCCCGGCGACAACACGGAAACCATGCTGCAGTTCATTCAACGTGCCAAGGACAAGGGCGCTGACCTCATCATCTTTCCCGAGATGGCTGTCCCCGGATATCTTCTCGGCGATACGTGGGAAGAGCGCTCCTTTCTGCGCGATATAGAGGCTGCGAACGAAGCCGTCATACGGGCGGCGGACGGCATTGCCGTCCTCTTCGGCTCTCTTGCCGTTGACTGGGCAAAAAAGAACAACGACGGACGCCCGCGAAAGTACAACGCCTTCTTCGCGGCACAGAATAAGCGACTTGTCTCCCCCGGCGGCATGCCCTACCCCTTCCAGATTAAGACACTTCTCCCCAACTACCGCGAGTTCGATGATACACGCCACTTCTACAGTCTTCAAAAGCTTGCCGGAGAGCTCGGCACACAGGTCTCCTCCCTTCTCTCACCCATCTCCTTAAAGCTCGGTGATCGCCGCTATACCATCGGCTGCCTCCTTTGTGAAGACGGATGGAGTGAAAACTACAGCTTAGAACCCATGGAGATCCTGAAAGCAAAGGGCAATGTTGACTTCTATGTCAACATCTCCGCCTCCCCTTACACCCTTGGCAAGAACGAGAAACGCCACCGCCTCTTCGGCAGGGAAGCGAGAGACGCCGATGCCCCGCTCATCTATGTCAACAACGTCGGCCTGCAAAACAACGGCAAGACCGTCTTCACTTTCGACGGAGCGTCCACCGTCTACAATGCAAAGGGGCAGCGCATCCTTGAGATAGACGCCTACGAGGAAAATATCGCCTTCCTCCGCCTTGAAGCCATTGCCGATGCGGCGCCTATCCGGGACAAAGAGGAATCCGACATTGCCCACATTTACAAATCCATCGCCTACGGCGTCAAGACCTTCCTCTCCCGCATCAACATGAAAAAGGTCGTCATCGGCGTTTCCGGCGGCATTGATTCCGCTGTCGCGGCAGCGCTTTATGCCAACGTCCTCGGCAGAGAAAATGTCCTCCTCGTCAATATGCCCGGTGTCTTTAACTCGGAGACGACAAAAGGACTTGCCGCCGGCCTTGCCGCGAACATCGGCTGCCGTTACGCTGTTCTCCCCATACAGGAATCTGTCGAGCATACAAAAAAACAACTTGAAACGACGCCGATCACCTTCTTTGCCGACGGCAGCGATAGCCATCTGCAAGTCTCCTCCTTCACAATGGAAAACATACAGGCTCGCGACCGCAGCTCCCGCATTCTTGCAGGCGTCGCCGCAGCTTTTGGCGGAGGCTTCACCTGCAATGCCAACAAAGCGGAAACCACGGTCGGCTACTCCACACTCTACGGAGATCAGTCCGGTTTTCTCGCCGCTCTCGCCGATCTTTGGAAATTCCAGATCTACGATCTGGCCCGCTACCTCAACGAGCACGTCTATCGGCGGGAAGTTATTCCACAGGCGACCATCGACATCGTCCCCTCTGCCGAGCTGTCCGACGCGCAGAACGTCGATGAAGGCAAGGGAGACCCTCTCTGCTACCCGTACCACGACTTTCTCTTTCGCTCCTTTGTCGAACGATGGGAAAAGGCAGCACCGCAGGACATCCTCGAGTGGTACGTCAACGGCACCCTCGAAGAGCAGTTAGGCTGCAGGCCGGGCATTGTCAAGGAGCTTTTCAAAACGCCCGCCGACTTTATCGCCGACCTCGAACGCTGGTGGAATCTCTTCACGGGAATGGCGATTGCCAAGCGCATTCAATCCCCTCCCATTCTTGCTGTCAGCCGCCGCGCCTATGGCTTTGACCACAGAGAATCACAGAACGGCACCTACTACACCGTCGGTTACAGATCGCTGAAAAAACAGCTTCTCAAAAGCGAAACCTGA
- the ybaK gene encoding Cys-tRNA(Pro) deacylase, translated as MKGVKKTNAARILDGLGISYTLENYPVDPDDLSAVHVAEQIGKPAQQIFKTLVCRGDKTGILMACIPGDGELDLKAAASLSGNKRVELVHLKEVQALTGYIRGGCSPLGAKKDYPVFIDESARRWDEIAISAGVRGEQIFLTPTDLETATKGIFGKITR; from the coding sequence ATGAAGGGAGTCAAAAAAACAAATGCCGCTCGTATACTCGACGGGCTCGGCATTTCGTATACGCTGGAAAATTATCCTGTTGACCCGGATGACCTGTCTGCTGTGCACGTCGCAGAACAGATCGGAAAACCGGCGCAGCAGATTTTCAAGACGCTTGTCTGCCGCGGGGACAAAACGGGTATCCTGATGGCGTGCATTCCCGGTGACGGAGAGCTGGATCTCAAAGCGGCGGCGAGCCTTTCAGGAAATAAGCGAGTGGAGCTCGTGCACCTCAAAGAAGTACAGGCGCTCACAGGCTATATTCGAGGCGGATGCTCTCCGCTGGGCGCAAAGAAGGACTATCCTGTGTTCATTGACGAATCCGCAAGGCGATGGGATGAAATTGCCATCAGCGCCGGCGTGCGAGGAGAGCAGATATTTTTGACGCCGACGGATTTGGAGACCGCGACGAAGGGGATTTTCGGGAAAATCACACGTTGA
- the thrC gene encoding threonine synthase, which translates to MKYQSTRGNAAGIESAEAILEGLAGDGGLFVPEELPQTDRSFIESLAALPYAERAAKIIGLFLTDYTTEELLACTKAAYGGKKFDNARIAPVRSISDDSFLELWHGPTSAFKDMALQLLPQLMQTALKKTGKKEDILILVATSGDTGKAALEGFADVEQIKILTFYPEGGVSDIQRLQMVTQQGKNVEVIAVKGNFDDAQNGVKKIFNDAAFAGELKAEGVELSSANSINWGRLVPQIVYYFTSYIDLVAEGRITADEVLDYTVPTGNFGDILAGYYAKRMGLPVGRLVCAANDNNVLADFLTTGIYDRNRDFHKTISPSMDILISSNLERLLYHVAGSEKTTAWMAELAATGRYQADAETMSTIRETFRAGWADQSATRAAIQSVYEKDNYVLDPHTAVAYRVAQDYIKAERSRTKMVIVSTASPYKFNDTVLAALDKDVPKDPMEALTALSNIADAPIPAGLASLKNAEELHRTVVEKSEMQRAVAAFARK; encoded by the coding sequence GTGAAATATCAGAGCACACGGGGAAATGCAGCGGGAATCGAATCGGCGGAAGCGATTTTGGAAGGCCTGGCGGGAGATGGCGGACTTTTCGTCCCGGAGGAGCTGCCGCAGACAGATCGAAGCTTTATCGAGTCGCTTGCCGCGCTGCCGTACGCGGAGCGCGCGGCAAAGATCATCGGTCTCTTTTTGACGGACTACACGACGGAAGAGCTTCTTGCCTGCACAAAGGCCGCTTACGGCGGAAAGAAGTTTGACAATGCTCGTATTGCGCCTGTTCGAAGCATTTCGGATGATTCCTTTCTCGAGCTCTGGCACGGTCCGACGAGTGCGTTTAAGGATATGGCATTGCAGCTTCTGCCGCAGCTTATGCAGACGGCGCTCAAGAAGACGGGCAAGAAGGAAGACATCCTTATTCTTGTTGCGACCTCGGGAGATACCGGAAAGGCGGCGCTCGAAGGATTTGCGGATGTGGAGCAGATTAAGATTCTGACGTTTTATCCGGAGGGCGGCGTCTCGGACATTCAGCGCCTGCAGATGGTCACACAGCAGGGAAAAAATGTCGAGGTCATCGCTGTCAAAGGCAATTTTGACGACGCACAGAACGGCGTGAAGAAGATTTTCAACGACGCCGCCTTTGCCGGGGAGCTGAAAGCGGAGGGTGTTGAATTGTCGTCGGCAAACTCCATCAACTGGGGCAGACTTGTGCCGCAGATTGTCTACTACTTCACGAGCTATATCGATCTCGTGGCAGAGGGGCGCATCACAGCCGATGAGGTGCTTGACTACACGGTGCCGACAGGAAACTTCGGAGATATTCTTGCGGGCTACTATGCGAAGCGCATGGGCCTGCCTGTCGGTCGTCTCGTTTGCGCTGCGAATGACAATAATGTGCTGGCGGACTTCCTCACGACGGGTATCTACGATCGAAACCGCGACTTCCACAAGACGATTTCACCCTCCATGGACATCCTGATTTCAAGCAATCTGGAGCGCCTCTTATACCATGTCGCGGGCAGTGAAAAGACGACGGCGTGGATGGCGGAGCTTGCGGCGACGGGCCGCTATCAGGCGGATGCGGAGACGATGTCGACGATACGTGAGACGTTCCGTGCGGGGTGGGCGGATCAGAGTGCGACGCGCGCGGCCATTCAATCGGTCTACGAAAAAGACAATTATGTGCTCGATCCGCATACAGCGGTCGCTTACCGTGTCGCGCAGGATTACATCAAGGCGGAGCGGAGCCGGACAAAAATGGTCATTGTCTCTACGGCAAGCCCCTATAAGTTCAACGATACCGTGCTTGCGGCTCTGGACAAAGATGTGCCGAAGGATCCGATGGAAGCGCTCACGGCGCTTTCGAATATTGCCGATGCCCCGATTCCGGCAGGCTTGGCATCCCTTAAAAACGCGGAAGAACTTCATCGTACCGTTGTGGAGAAATCGGAAATGCAGCGAGCCGTTGCCGCCTTTGCAAGGAAATAA